The proteins below are encoded in one region of Triticum aestivum cultivar Chinese Spring chromosome 1B, IWGSC CS RefSeq v2.1, whole genome shotgun sequence:
- the LOC123147131 gene encoding protein timeless homolog isoform X20: MDSAMLSLTCAGLGAAEEDDDGGAVGYVKGDHCLDNLKDLQRLLRRDDPERREVFKQVCKWRIASRDLVPIIENYQSDRNLVITAVKVLVFLTMPVDPSSEDVAQQIEYLWDLKAALTRNVAIAVIVSLLEDPLDHLERTSFTEDDWKLVQLVLTLFRNVLAIQEITLPQKASGEATQLLYLADSFLELIFKENMMDLILVLAQHIDEPSGYLKHENLLLLEIFHYLFLGRDPELIAKVRPEGSKEQVNGDIDTSVDSLRLMMEKEEKEKRMFRQRNAENHALNGIFTCLAVDGSKSLCKGNPSSAMSSANSLRKIRNVQRGPQKRIAWDNELLYIPKEGIMEMLRSFMDQFLSGGYNVLMQSVCDDIVKQHDSVEKSDNITFFKVVCFVLAFQHEKASNAQKSSAGPQLSETSPGNECDDLPFCGDICGPVAATLNEDMFNIVLSMWREAYEDLKQTKDYKTLSAAGSLMKNMIGMIYLVVKVHPEDSRESQTARVLLYKLFYDQTEQGLTQFLLNLFRSFDTHKQPKSALADLLETVHIMLQLMEKLQARGALRVAKRTRKGRKRKTSDDKHESTKPGTENVEQSYIDPTDGTKATSDSLPDLRSEDPLAEPTLVEQGKVDSDGTDLPDTIVDTAVNLDSTTQLGGDPSSAGSGEKERNPINEEEDTCTTQLGGDPPSAGSGEKKRNPINEEEDTCTTQLGGDPSSAGSAEKKRNTINEEEDVSDSSSDDCPPATSEVDFNVSRLIYSLANNSVVQNICWLLKYYKTNSFRTNHYIICMLRRFCEDLDVSPMLYQLSLLTTFYDILAEQKSSSSKEYANIVNFLSKIVRKLVRAMKKQPLLFVDTLFWKTRKECHCIDADYLLNEFKGDVNNKGGEVGSSKGWGGPVNIADSLGDDEADYDIPHEPYDGDKNGDSSSGEREGDTQKSMGPRDKRSILLSLSDSEAEDNDRTTISRGSQNKEVPKRRGRSIFNEEQEKLIRDLHENYKDDRKCSHLIAEALDPSGKISSAQISRKLTQLGLRSVTRRKKVSEASLSAKDLVAQPQNDVLDDPKPESTRRRRKRLHRLSSKDDNNDNRPVSSDEETLQSLKGRTKNKELPSVDLAPRKSQHKEASQGDSDDETIGSLLSRGKKKRLLKSDVSENKQEHLDSSKNIAPGVQTIGSNIIPKDKELASVDLPSSMSQHQEASQGTDSDDETIGSLLRGKKRRLSTSDVTENRQEHQDSSKNIVPDNETVGSNVMDAPLHPELNSSNDNGGDAGEAELLDDLSEPELDGREDAEQRIVDDRDMPESGDMTGSNASQKAGLKRRLRMVIDDDDEE; this comes from the exons ATGGACTCGGCGATGCTCTCGCTCACCTGCGCGGGCCTCGGGGCCGCAGAGGAGGACGACGACGGGGGCGCCGTCGGCTACGTCAAGGGCGACCACTGCCTCG ACAACCTGAAGGATCTGCAGAGGCTGCTGCGGCGGGACGACCCGGAGCGGCGGGAGGTCTTCAAGCAGGTCTGCAAGTGGAGGATCGCGTCCAGGGATCTGGTGCCCATCATCGAGAACTACCAGTCCGACCGCAACCTCGTCATCACGGCAG TGAAAGTGTTGGTATTCCTTACCATGCCTGTCGATCCTTCATCAGAGGATGTTGCTCAGCAGATAGAGTATCTGTGGGATTTGAAGGCTGCACTCACACGGAATGTTGCAATCGCAGTGATTGTGTCTCTTCTTGAGGACCCATTGGATCATTTGGAAAG AACTTCATTCACGGAAGATGACTGGAAGCTAGTACAGCTGGTGCTTACTTTATTCCGCAACGTCTTGGCTATTCAAGAAATCACATTGCCTCAGAAGGCATCTGGGGAAGCTACCCAGTTATTGTACCTGGCTGACAGCTTTTTAGAGCTCATATTTAAAGAAAATATGATGGACCTGATCTTAGTGCTAGCTCAACATATTGATGAGCCCTCTGGTTATCTCAAGCATGAAAACCTTCTTTTGTTGGAAATCTTTCATTATCTTTTCTTGGGTCGGGACCCAGAATTGATTGCCAAAGTTCGTCCAGAAGGCTCAAAG GAGCAGGTCAATGGAGATATTGATACATCAGTTGATTCATTGagattgatgatggagaaggaagagaaggaaaaaaGGATGTTCAGGCAGAGAAACGCGGAGAATCACGCACTCAACGGAATTTTTACATGCCTTGCAGTG GATGGATCTAAGTCATTGTGCAAAGGGAACCCCAGCTCAGCAATGTCATCTGCAAATAGCCTCCGGAAAATACGTAATGTCCAAAGAGGCCCTCAAAAAAGGATAGCATGGGATAATGAACTTCTTTACATACCAAAGGAGGGTATTATGGAAATGCTAAGAAGTTTCATGGATCAGTTTTTATCTGGAGGATATAATG TCCTGATGCAGTCTGTTTGTGATGATATTGTGAAGCAGCATGATTCTGTCGAGAAATCTGATAACATTACATTCTTCAAAGTTGTTTGCTTTGTCTTAGCTTTTCAACACGAGAAAGCATCAAATGCTCAG AAATCAAGTGCTGGACCCCAGCTGTCTGAGACTTCACCAGGCAATGAATGTGATGATCTGCCGTTTTGTGGTGACATATGTGGACCTGTTGCAGCCACATTAAACGAAGATATGTTCAATATAGTCTTGTCCATGTGGCGTGAGGCCTATGAAGACCTGAAGCAGACTAAGGATTACAAAACTCTTTCAGCTGCTGGCTCCTTAATGAAGAACATG ATTGGCATGATATATTTGGTGGTGAAAGTTCATCCTGAAGATTCAAGGGAATCTCAAACAGCCCGTGTTTTACTGTATAAGCTGTTCTATGATCAGACAGAACAAGGCCTGACTCAGTTTCTCCTGAACTTGTTCAGATCTTTTGATACTCATAAGCAACCAAAAAG CGCTCTTGCGGATTTACTAGAAACAGTTCATATCATGCTACAGCTGATGGAGAAGCTTCAAGCACGTGGTGCTTTAAGG GTTGCGAAAAGGACAAGAAAGGGCAGAAAAAGGAAGACGTCAGATGACAAACATGAGAGTACCAAACCTGGAACAGAGAATGTGGAGCAAAGCTACATAGACCCAACAGATGGGACTAAAGCCACATCTGATTCACTTCCAGATTTGAGAAGTGAGGATCCTCTAGCAGAACCTACTCTCGTAGAGCAAGGAAAAGTTGATTCCGATGGCACAGATCTGCCAGATACAATTGTGGATACGGCTGTTAATCTGGATAGCACCACACAGCTTGGAGGTGATCCATCTTCTGCAGGCAGTGGTGAAAAGGAAAGAAATCCCATTAATGAAGAGGAAGATACTTGTACCACACAGCTTGGAGGTGATCCACCTTCTGCAGGCAGTggtgaaaagaaaagaaatcccaTTAACGAAGAGGAAGATACTTGTACCACACAGCTTGGAGGTGATCCATCTTCTGCAGGCAGtgctgaaaagaaaagaaataccattaatgaagaggaAGATGTTTCAGATTCTTCAAGTGATGATTGCCCCCCAGCTACAAGTGAAGTTGATTTTAACGTATCACGGTTAATATACAGCCTAGCCAACAATTCTGTTGTTCAAAATATATGCTGGTTGTTGAAGTACTATAAGACTAACTCCTTCCGAACAAACCACTACATCATATGCATGCTGCGGAGATTCTGTGAAGATCTAGATGTGTCACCAATGCTATATCAG CTATCGCTTCTGACTACTTTCTATGATATATTAGCTGAACAGAAGTCTTCGAGTTCAAAGGAGTATGCAAATATTGTAAATTTTCTTTCTAAAATTGTAAGGAAGTTGGTGAGAGCAATGAAAAAACAGCCACTGTTATTTGTTGATACACTCTTTTGGAAGACAAGAAAGGAATGCCATTGCATTGATGCTGATTATCTACTGAATGAGTTCAAGGGAGATGTTAACAATAAGGGTGGTGAAGTTGGTTCAAGTAAGGGATGGGGAGGTCCAGTAAATATAGCAGATTCTCTTGGTGACGATGAAGCTGACTATGATATACCACATGAACCATATGATGGTGATAA GAATGGAGATTCATCGTCTGGTGAACGTGAAGGTGATACTCAGAAGAGCATGGGTCCCAGAGACAAAAGGAGCATATTACTGTCACTTTCAGACAGTGAAGCTGAGGATAATGATAG GACTACTATATCTAGAGGCTCTCAGAATAAAGAGGTCCCAAAGAGACGAGGGCGTTCCATTTTTAATGAAGAGCAAGAGAAGCTTATAAGAGATCTTCATGAGAA TTATAAGGATGATCGTAAATGCAGTCATCTAATTGCTGAAGCTCTAGATCCCAGTGGAAAGATATCGTCGGCTCAAATTTCTCGAAAGCTTACACAGCTAGGTCTCAGGAGTGTCACTAGGAGGAAAAAAGTTTCAGAGGCATCTCTTTCAGCCAAAGATCTGGTTGCACAACCACAAAACGACGTGCTGGATGATCCGAAGCCAGAAAGTACCCG GCGCAGGAGGAAAAGGCTACATCGGTTAAGCAGTAAGGACGACAACAACGATAATCGTCCAGTATCATCTGATGAAGAAACATTGCAATCACTTAAGGGCAG AACCAAAAATAAGGAGCTGCCCTCGGTGGACCTTGCACCGAGGAAATCACAGCATAAAGAGGCTTCGCAGGGCGATTCTGATGATGAGACCATAGGATCTCTGCTTAG TAGAGGAAAGAAGAAAAGGTTATTGAAATCAGATGTTTCAGAGAATAAACAAGAACACCTAGATTCTTCGAAGAACATTGCTCCGGGGGTTCAGACTATCGGTTCAAATATCAT ACCCAAAGATAAGGAGCTGGCCTCTGTGGATCTTCCATCGAGTATGTCACAGCATCAAGAGGCTTCGCAGGGCACAGATTCTGATGATGAAACCATAGGATCTCTGCTTAG AGGAAAGAAAAGAAGGTTATCTACATCAGATGTTACAGAGAACAGACAAGAACACCAAGATTCTTCGAAGAACATTGTTCCGGACAATGAGACTGTTGGTTCAAATGTCAT GGACGCCCCTCTCCATCCCGAGCTGAACTCATCTAATGATAACGGTGGTGATGCTGGTGAGGCTGAACTTCTGGATGACTTGAGTGAGCCTGAGCTGGATGGTCGTGAAGATGCCGAGCAACGGATCGTCGACGACAGAGACATGCCTGAATCTGGGGACATGACAGGCTCTAATGCCAGTCAGAAGGCTGGTTTGAAAAGAAGACTAAGAATGGTGattgacgacgacgacgaggagtag
- the LOC123147131 gene encoding protein timeless homolog isoform X4, with the protein MDSAMLSLTCAGLGAAEEDDDGGAVGYVKGDHCLDNLKDLQRLLRRDDPERREVFKQVCKWRIASRDLVPIIENYQSDRNLVITAVKVLVFLTMPVDPSSEDVAQQIEYLWDLKAALTRNVAIAVIVSLLEDPLDHLERTSFTEDDWKLVQLVLTLFRNVLAIQEITLPQKASGEATQLLYLADSFLELIFKENMMDLILVLAQHIDEPSGYLKHENLLLLEIFHYLFLGRDPELIAKVRPEGSKEQVNGDIDTSVDSLRLMMEKEEKEKRMFRQRNAENHALNGIFTCLAVDGSKSLCKGNPSSAMSSANSLRKIRNVQRGPQKRIAWDNELLYIPKEGIMEMLRSFMDQFLSGGYNVLMQSVCDDIVKQHDSVEKSDNITFFKVVCFVLAFQHEKASNAQKSSAGPQLSETSPGNECDDLPFCGDICGPVAATLNEDMFNIVLSMWREAYEDLKQTKDYKTLSAAGSLMKNMIGMIYLVVKVHPEDSRESQTARVLLYKLFYDQTEQGLTQFLLNLFRSFDTHKQPKSALADLLETVHIMLQLMEKLQARGALRVAKRTRKGRKRKTSDDKHESTKPGTENVEQSYIDPTDGTKATSDSLPDLRSEDPLAEPTLVEQGKVDSDGTDLPDTIVDTAVNLDSTTQLGGDPSSAGSGEKERNPINEEEDTCTTQLGGDPPSAGSGEKKRNPINEEEDTCTTQLGGDPSSAGSAEKKRNTINEEEDVSDSSSDDCPPATSEVDFNVSRLIYSLANNSVVQNICWLLKYYKTNSFRTNHYIICMLRRFCEDLDVSPMLYQLSLLTTFYDILAEQKSSSSKEYANIVNFLSKIVRKLVRAMKKQPLLFVDTLFWKTRKECHCIDADYLLNEFKGDVNNKGGEVGSSKGWGGPVNIADSLGDDEADYDIPHEPYDGDKNGDSSSGEREGDTQKSMGPRDKRSILLSLSDSEAEDNDRTTISRGSQNKEVPKRRGRSIFNEEQEKLIRDLHENYKDDRKCSHLIAEALDPSGKISSAQISRKLTQLGLRSVTRRKKVSEASLSAKDLVAQPQNDVLDDPKPESTRRRRKRLHRLSSKDDNNDNRPVSSDEETLQSLKGRTKNKELPSVDLAPRKSQHKEASQGDSDDETIGSLLRGKKKRLLKSDVSENKQEHLDSSKNIAPGVQTIGSNIITKNKELPSVDLAPSISQHQEASQGTDSDDATIGSLLGKGKKKRLSTSDIAEDKQEDLESSKNIGSGIETIGSNAITKNKELLSVDLVPSISQHQETSQGTDSDDETIGSLLSRGKKKRLSTSDITENKQENLDSSKNIGLGVETIGSNAITKNKALPSVDLVPSISQHQETSQGTDSDDETIGSLLSRGKKKRLSTSDITGNKQEDLDSSKNTDLGVESIGSNIIPKDKELASVDLPSSMSQHQEASQGTDSDDETIGSLLSRGKKRRLSTSDVTENRQEHQDSSKNIVPDNETVGSNVMDAPLHPELNSSNDNGGDAGEAELLDDLSEPELDGREDAEQRIVDDRDMPESGDMTGSNASQKAGLKRRLRMVIDDDDEE; encoded by the exons ATGGACTCGGCGATGCTCTCGCTCACCTGCGCGGGCCTCGGGGCCGCAGAGGAGGACGACGACGGGGGCGCCGTCGGCTACGTCAAGGGCGACCACTGCCTCG ACAACCTGAAGGATCTGCAGAGGCTGCTGCGGCGGGACGACCCGGAGCGGCGGGAGGTCTTCAAGCAGGTCTGCAAGTGGAGGATCGCGTCCAGGGATCTGGTGCCCATCATCGAGAACTACCAGTCCGACCGCAACCTCGTCATCACGGCAG TGAAAGTGTTGGTATTCCTTACCATGCCTGTCGATCCTTCATCAGAGGATGTTGCTCAGCAGATAGAGTATCTGTGGGATTTGAAGGCTGCACTCACACGGAATGTTGCAATCGCAGTGATTGTGTCTCTTCTTGAGGACCCATTGGATCATTTGGAAAG AACTTCATTCACGGAAGATGACTGGAAGCTAGTACAGCTGGTGCTTACTTTATTCCGCAACGTCTTGGCTATTCAAGAAATCACATTGCCTCAGAAGGCATCTGGGGAAGCTACCCAGTTATTGTACCTGGCTGACAGCTTTTTAGAGCTCATATTTAAAGAAAATATGATGGACCTGATCTTAGTGCTAGCTCAACATATTGATGAGCCCTCTGGTTATCTCAAGCATGAAAACCTTCTTTTGTTGGAAATCTTTCATTATCTTTTCTTGGGTCGGGACCCAGAATTGATTGCCAAAGTTCGTCCAGAAGGCTCAAAG GAGCAGGTCAATGGAGATATTGATACATCAGTTGATTCATTGagattgatgatggagaaggaagagaaggaaaaaaGGATGTTCAGGCAGAGAAACGCGGAGAATCACGCACTCAACGGAATTTTTACATGCCTTGCAGTG GATGGATCTAAGTCATTGTGCAAAGGGAACCCCAGCTCAGCAATGTCATCTGCAAATAGCCTCCGGAAAATACGTAATGTCCAAAGAGGCCCTCAAAAAAGGATAGCATGGGATAATGAACTTCTTTACATACCAAAGGAGGGTATTATGGAAATGCTAAGAAGTTTCATGGATCAGTTTTTATCTGGAGGATATAATG TCCTGATGCAGTCTGTTTGTGATGATATTGTGAAGCAGCATGATTCTGTCGAGAAATCTGATAACATTACATTCTTCAAAGTTGTTTGCTTTGTCTTAGCTTTTCAACACGAGAAAGCATCAAATGCTCAG AAATCAAGTGCTGGACCCCAGCTGTCTGAGACTTCACCAGGCAATGAATGTGATGATCTGCCGTTTTGTGGTGACATATGTGGACCTGTTGCAGCCACATTAAACGAAGATATGTTCAATATAGTCTTGTCCATGTGGCGTGAGGCCTATGAAGACCTGAAGCAGACTAAGGATTACAAAACTCTTTCAGCTGCTGGCTCCTTAATGAAGAACATG ATTGGCATGATATATTTGGTGGTGAAAGTTCATCCTGAAGATTCAAGGGAATCTCAAACAGCCCGTGTTTTACTGTATAAGCTGTTCTATGATCAGACAGAACAAGGCCTGACTCAGTTTCTCCTGAACTTGTTCAGATCTTTTGATACTCATAAGCAACCAAAAAG CGCTCTTGCGGATTTACTAGAAACAGTTCATATCATGCTACAGCTGATGGAGAAGCTTCAAGCACGTGGTGCTTTAAGG GTTGCGAAAAGGACAAGAAAGGGCAGAAAAAGGAAGACGTCAGATGACAAACATGAGAGTACCAAACCTGGAACAGAGAATGTGGAGCAAAGCTACATAGACCCAACAGATGGGACTAAAGCCACATCTGATTCACTTCCAGATTTGAGAAGTGAGGATCCTCTAGCAGAACCTACTCTCGTAGAGCAAGGAAAAGTTGATTCCGATGGCACAGATCTGCCAGATACAATTGTGGATACGGCTGTTAATCTGGATAGCACCACACAGCTTGGAGGTGATCCATCTTCTGCAGGCAGTGGTGAAAAGGAAAGAAATCCCATTAATGAAGAGGAAGATACTTGTACCACACAGCTTGGAGGTGATCCACCTTCTGCAGGCAGTggtgaaaagaaaagaaatcccaTTAACGAAGAGGAAGATACTTGTACCACACAGCTTGGAGGTGATCCATCTTCTGCAGGCAGtgctgaaaagaaaagaaataccattaatgaagaggaAGATGTTTCAGATTCTTCAAGTGATGATTGCCCCCCAGCTACAAGTGAAGTTGATTTTAACGTATCACGGTTAATATACAGCCTAGCCAACAATTCTGTTGTTCAAAATATATGCTGGTTGTTGAAGTACTATAAGACTAACTCCTTCCGAACAAACCACTACATCATATGCATGCTGCGGAGATTCTGTGAAGATCTAGATGTGTCACCAATGCTATATCAG CTATCGCTTCTGACTACTTTCTATGATATATTAGCTGAACAGAAGTCTTCGAGTTCAAAGGAGTATGCAAATATTGTAAATTTTCTTTCTAAAATTGTAAGGAAGTTGGTGAGAGCAATGAAAAAACAGCCACTGTTATTTGTTGATACACTCTTTTGGAAGACAAGAAAGGAATGCCATTGCATTGATGCTGATTATCTACTGAATGAGTTCAAGGGAGATGTTAACAATAAGGGTGGTGAAGTTGGTTCAAGTAAGGGATGGGGAGGTCCAGTAAATATAGCAGATTCTCTTGGTGACGATGAAGCTGACTATGATATACCACATGAACCATATGATGGTGATAA GAATGGAGATTCATCGTCTGGTGAACGTGAAGGTGATACTCAGAAGAGCATGGGTCCCAGAGACAAAAGGAGCATATTACTGTCACTTTCAGACAGTGAAGCTGAGGATAATGATAG GACTACTATATCTAGAGGCTCTCAGAATAAAGAGGTCCCAAAGAGACGAGGGCGTTCCATTTTTAATGAAGAGCAAGAGAAGCTTATAAGAGATCTTCATGAGAA TTATAAGGATGATCGTAAATGCAGTCATCTAATTGCTGAAGCTCTAGATCCCAGTGGAAAGATATCGTCGGCTCAAATTTCTCGAAAGCTTACACAGCTAGGTCTCAGGAGTGTCACTAGGAGGAAAAAAGTTTCAGAGGCATCTCTTTCAGCCAAAGATCTGGTTGCACAACCACAAAACGACGTGCTGGATGATCCGAAGCCAGAAAGTACCCG GCGCAGGAGGAAAAGGCTACATCGGTTAAGCAGTAAGGACGACAACAACGATAATCGTCCAGTATCATCTGATGAAGAAACATTGCAATCACTTAAGGGCAG AACCAAAAATAAGGAGCTGCCCTCGGTGGACCTTGCACCGAGGAAATCACAGCATAAAGAGGCTTCGCAGGGCGATTCTGATGATGAGACCATAGGATCTCTGCTTAG AGGAAAGAAGAAAAGGTTATTGAAATCAGATGTTTCAGAGAATAAACAAGAACACCTAGATTCTTCGAAGAACATTGCTCCGGGGGTTCAGACTATCGGTTCAAATATCAT AACCAAAAATAAGGAGCTGCCATCCGTGGATCTTGCGCCGAGTATATCACAGCATCAAGAGGCTTCGCAGGGCACAGATTCTGATGATGCGACCATAGGATCTCTGCTTGG taaaggaaagaagaaaaggTTATCAACATCAGATATTGCAGAGGATAAACAAGAAGACCTAGAGTCTTCGAAGAACATCGGTTCGGGCATTGAGACTATCGGTTCAAATGCCAT AACCAAAAATAAGGAGCTGCTGTCCGTGGATCTTGTACCAAGTATATCACAGCATCAAGAGACTTCACAGGGCACAGATTCTGATGATGAGACCATAGGATCTCTGCTTAG TAGAGGAAAGAAGAAAAGGTTATCAACGTCAGATATTACAGAGAATAAACAAGAAAACCTAGATTCTTCGAAGAACATTGGTCTGGGTGTTGAGACTATCGGTTCAAATGCCAT AACCAAAAATAAGGCGCTGCCGTCCGTGGATCTTGTACCGAGTATATCACAGCATCAAGAGACTTCGCAGGGCACAGATTCTGATGATGAGACCATAGGATCTCTGCTTAG TAGAGGAAAGAAGAAAAGATTATCAACGTCAGATATTACAGGGAATAAACAAGAAGACCTAGATTCTTCGAAGAATACTGATCTGGGTGTTGAGAGTATCGGTTCAAATATCAT ACCCAAAGATAAGGAGCTGGCCTCTGTGGATCTTCCATCGAGTATGTCACAGCATCAAGAGGCTTCGCAGGGCACAGATTCTGATGATGAAACCATAGGATCTCTGCTTAG CAGAGGAAAGAAAAGAAGGTTATCTACATCAGATGTTACAGAGAACAGACAAGAACACCAAGATTCTTCGAAGAACATTGTTCCGGACAATGAGACTGTTGGTTCAAATGTCAT GGACGCCCCTCTCCATCCCGAGCTGAACTCATCTAATGATAACGGTGGTGATGCTGGTGAGGCTGAACTTCTGGATGACTTGAGTGAGCCTGAGCTGGATGGTCGTGAAGATGCCGAGCAACGGATCGTCGACGACAGAGACATGCCTGAATCTGGGGACATGACAGGCTCTAATGCCAGTCAGAAGGCTGGTTTGAAAAGAAGACTAAGAATGGTGattgacgacgacgacgaggagtag